From Pontibacter actiniarum, a single genomic window includes:
- a CDS encoding rhomboid family intramembrane serine protease codes for MFNITPMVRNLLIINVVVFLLQLSGLISVENFALYYFGSDMFQPVQLFTHMFMHGGWAHLFSNMFSLFIFGPLLERFWGPQRFLAFYLITGLGASLLYSGVRAYELNGLEEETATYMLDPEPMKFYNYMEEHYSGRYNTEFAVEFRRNPDNPTYVEESKEAVRYVYSQVFNSPMLGASGAVFGILMAFGLLFPNLELMLLFLPIPIKAKYFVLFYGAFELYSGFNRVPGDNVAHFAHLGGMLFAYILVRMWQRNDYSNY; via the coding sequence ATGTTCAATATCACCCCCATGGTCAGGAACCTCCTGATCATCAATGTGGTTGTCTTTTTACTTCAGCTCAGCGGGCTAATCAGCGTAGAGAATTTCGCGCTGTACTACTTTGGCTCCGACATGTTCCAGCCGGTGCAGCTGTTCACGCACATGTTCATGCATGGCGGGTGGGCGCACCTGTTCAGCAACATGTTCAGCCTCTTTATCTTCGGGCCCCTGCTGGAGCGCTTCTGGGGGCCGCAGCGCTTCCTCGCCTTTTACCTGATAACCGGCCTTGGCGCAAGCCTGCTGTACTCGGGCGTGCGCGCCTACGAGCTCAACGGCCTGGAAGAGGAAACAGCCACCTACATGCTCGACCCGGAGCCGATGAAGTTCTACAACTACATGGAGGAGCACTACAGCGGGCGTTACAACACAGAGTTTGCCGTGGAGTTTCGCCGCAACCCCGATAACCCGACCTATGTAGAAGAAAGCAAGGAGGCAGTGCGTTACGTGTACAGCCAGGTCTTCAACAGCCCGATGCTAGGGGCCTCCGGGGCCGTTTTCGGTATCCTGATGGCCTTCGGGCTTTTGTTCCCGAACCTGGAGCTCATGCTGCTGTTTCTGCCCATACCTATCAAGGCGAAGTACTTTGTGCTGTTTTACGGAGCCTTTGAGCTGTACTCCGGCTTTAACCGTGTGCCTGGCGACAACGTAGCACATTTCGCGCACCTGGGGGGGATGCTGTTCGCGTATATACTGGTGAGGATGTGGCAACGTAATGACTACAGTAACTACTAA
- the bshA gene encoding N-acetyl-alpha-D-glucosaminyl L-malate synthase BshA, translating into MRIGIVCYPTFGGSGVVATELGKALALKGHNVHFITYSQPARLDMFSENLFYHEVYIPSYPLFQYPPYELALASKMVDIVRFEKLDVLHVHYAIPHASAAYMAKQILRTKGINIPIITTLHGTDITLVGKDASFEPVVTFSINQSDGVTAVSDSLRAETYDYFQIEKDIEVIPNFINLEKFKRQKKEHFRMAIAPNNEKLLVHTSNFRGVKRVEDVIRIFAKVRQKVSSKLLMVGDGPERPKMEKLCRELQICQDVRFLGKLEAVEEVLSIADLFLMPSEKESFGLAALEAMACEVPVISSNAGGIPELNINGETGFVSPVGAVDEMVENALYILDEEHLPHFKANALKRAHDFDIEKIVPLYEKLYQRTINEQLALL; encoded by the coding sequence ATGAGAATTGGTATAGTTTGTTACCCAACCTTCGGCGGAAGCGGCGTGGTAGCCACTGAACTAGGCAAGGCGCTTGCCCTGAAAGGGCATAACGTGCACTTTATCACCTATAGCCAACCTGCCCGCCTGGACATGTTCAGCGAGAACCTGTTTTACCACGAAGTATATATTCCTTCTTACCCGCTCTTCCAGTACCCGCCCTATGAGCTGGCGCTGGCGAGCAAAATGGTGGACATCGTGCGGTTTGAGAAACTGGATGTACTGCACGTGCACTATGCCATTCCGCATGCCTCGGCGGCCTACATGGCCAAGCAGATACTGCGCACCAAGGGCATCAACATCCCGATCATCACCACCCTCCACGGCACCGACATCACCCTGGTGGGCAAGGATGCCTCCTTTGAGCCGGTGGTTACCTTCAGCATCAACCAGTCGGATGGCGTGACAGCCGTGTCCGACAGCCTGCGCGCCGAAACCTACGACTACTTCCAGATAGAGAAAGACATTGAGGTGATCCCTAACTTTATCAACCTGGAGAAGTTTAAGCGCCAGAAAAAAGAGCACTTCCGCATGGCCATCGCGCCGAACAATGAGAAACTGCTGGTGCACACCTCCAACTTCAGGGGCGTAAAGCGTGTGGAGGATGTGATCCGTATTTTTGCGAAGGTGCGCCAGAAGGTGTCGAGCAAGCTGCTGATGGTGGGCGACGGGCCGGAGCGCCCGAAAATGGAGAAGCTGTGCCGTGAGCTGCAGATTTGCCAGGATGTCCGCTTTTTGGGCAAGCTGGAGGCCGTGGAGGAAGTACTCTCTATAGCCGACCTGTTCCTGATGCCATCCGAGAAGGAGAGCTTTGGCCTGGCCGCACTGGAAGCCATGGCCTGCGAGGTGCCGGTGATATCCTCTAACGCCGGTGGCATTCCGGAGCTGAACATAAACGGGGAAACCGGCTTTGTGAGCCCTGTGGGAGCCGTGGATGAGATGGTGGAGAACGCCCTCTACATTCTGGACGAGGAGCACCTGCCCCACTTTAAGGCCAACGCCCTGAAGCGCGCCCATGACTTTGATATCGAAAAGATAGTGCCGCTGTACGAAAAGCTGTACCAGCGGACAATTAACGAGCAACTGGCACTGCTGTAG
- a CDS encoding aminotransferase class V-fold PLP-dependent enzyme, translated as MNNNIYFTPGPSELYPTVPQHLQEALAQKIGSISHRSKQFQEIYASAEAGLRQLLQLPDEYEVLFLSSATEIWERAVQNNVRRESFHLVNGSFSKRFYETAQELGREAQQHTVPFGQGFDTASIKVPASAELVALIQNETSSGACMPVEEINQFRAKSPAEALIYVDAVSSLPYPAFDYAKVDSVYFSVQKCFGLPAGLGVWLVNDRCMAKARELQELGLSTGSYHTLPSLLEKALSHQTVETPNVLNIYLLSKVLEDMNSKGIEAIRKETEAKAAKIYTYLESSSVFSPAVENPQHRSNTTIVANSTVPASEVNKHLAAFNMQVGSGYGKYKESQIRIANFPAHSPEQVDRLLEKLQDQFR; from the coding sequence ATGAACAACAACATATACTTTACACCCGGCCCGTCTGAGCTGTACCCCACGGTGCCGCAGCACCTGCAGGAGGCGCTGGCACAGAAGATCGGCAGCATCTCGCACCGCAGCAAACAGTTTCAGGAGATCTATGCCAGTGCTGAGGCGGGCCTGAGGCAGCTGCTGCAACTGCCGGATGAGTATGAGGTGCTTTTCTTGTCATCAGCCACGGAGATTTGGGAACGGGCTGTTCAGAACAACGTGCGCCGCGAGAGCTTTCACCTGGTGAACGGCTCCTTCTCCAAACGCTTTTACGAAACAGCCCAGGAACTGGGCCGGGAGGCGCAGCAGCACACGGTCCCTTTCGGCCAGGGGTTTGATACGGCAAGTATAAAGGTGCCTGCTTCGGCAGAGTTGGTGGCTTTGATCCAGAACGAAACCAGCTCCGGTGCCTGCATGCCGGTAGAGGAAATTAACCAGTTCAGAGCAAAGTCCCCGGCTGAAGCCTTGATTTACGTGGATGCCGTTTCCTCGCTGCCCTACCCCGCGTTTGACTATGCCAAAGTAGACTCGGTGTACTTTTCGGTGCAGAAGTGCTTTGGCTTGCCCGCCGGCTTGGGGGTGTGGCTGGTGAACGACCGCTGCATGGCCAAGGCCAGAGAGCTGCAGGAGCTTGGCCTGTCGACAGGGTCTTACCACACGCTGCCGTCGCTGCTGGAAAAAGCGCTGAGCCACCAGACAGTGGAAACTCCAAACGTGCTCAACATTTACCTGTTAAGCAAGGTGCTGGAGGATATGAACAGCAAAGGCATTGAAGCCATCAGGAAGGAAACAGAAGCCAAAGCAGCCAAGATTTATACTTACCTGGAGAGCAGCAGCGTTTTTTCTCCTGCCGTTGAGAACCCACAGCACCGCTCCAATACGACCATCGTAGCCAACTCAACTGTACCTGCCTCAGAAGTAAACAAACACCTGGCAGCGTTCAACATGCAGGTTGGCAGCGGCTACGGCAAGTATAAGGAGAGCCAAATCCGTATTGCCAATTTCCCGGCCCATAGTCCGGAGCAGGTTGATAGGCTACTAGAAAAGCTTCAGGACCAATTTAGGTAG
- a CDS encoding glycoside hydrolase family 3 N-terminal domain-containing protein translates to MAPLMSLKSSEEVVVHPQEKQWVDSVMTTLTPEQRIGQLFMVAAYSNKNEHHIREIDTLVSRYGIGGVMFMQGGPKRQALLTNRFQAAARVPLLVAMDAEWGLDMRLDSSMHFARQMTLGAMNDDRYVYLMAREIALKMKRMGVNVSFSPVLDVNNNANNPVIGSRSFGESKEEVARRGIAYIRGLQDHGVMAVAKHFPGHGDTDTDSHLSLPVIPHTLQRLTDVELYPFKQSFDAGVMGVMVAHLYLPAVDSTRNLATTLSKPVVTGLLKEKMKYKGLVFTDALNMKGVSRYYKPGEVDLKALLAGNDVLLFSEDVPTAIDIITDAVKKGAITQDEIDQRVRKILHAKYWSGLNNYKPVKLENLQEEVDRPVSAVVQEQLFEHAVTVVQNKDNLLPFRNLDTLSIASVAVGASVNNVFQNTLGHYAPVNQFTIPDRFAPDSAFTNLIPKLKDNDVVIVSIHGMNLTPAKNFGIGTGTLAFIQYLRERTNKKVVVAMMGNAYGLKLVEGNDWLLCGYEDNPVSQSLVPQVLFGARSAKGKLPVSATKKYTAGTGLPTASLGRLKYGVPESVGMSSEVLQQIDNIATEAIAYAATPGCQVLVVKDGTVVFNKSYGYYTYDAAKPVTNQTIYDIASITKVAATLQAIMFLKDQGKISLDAKLSTYLPELKGTNKANLVMRDILAHQSGLRPGLPTWQKTIDKRKLKETFYASTQNDYYTNEVIPGVYSIKSMEDSLWAWTVKTPLRQKQKDGGYDYAYSDLGFYIMKRVAETMLNQPLDEFMDQNFYAPLGLSTLTYTPLIKHPREIIAPTEDDNYFRKNLIWGTVHDQGAAMMGGVGGHAGLFSNANDLAILMQMNMNNGNYGGHKYFNTDVVTLFAQQQFKDSRRGLGWDKPALDGNGPTSSMAPETTFGHTGFTGTGAWVDPENKLIYIFLSNRVYPDASNTKLVKYNIRTRIHDVVYKAMVPKT, encoded by the coding sequence ATGGCACCGCTGATGTCGCTGAAGTCATCAGAGGAAGTCGTCGTTCATCCGCAGGAAAAACAGTGGGTCGACAGCGTGATGACCACACTAACGCCGGAGCAACGTATCGGGCAGCTTTTTATGGTTGCCGCCTACTCCAATAAGAACGAACACCACATCCGTGAGATAGACACCCTCGTGAGCCGCTATGGCATCGGGGGCGTTATGTTTATGCAGGGCGGGCCCAAACGGCAGGCCCTGCTGACCAACCGCTTCCAGGCCGCGGCCAGGGTGCCGCTGCTGGTGGCCATGGATGCCGAGTGGGGCCTGGACATGCGCCTGGACAGCAGCATGCATTTTGCCCGCCAGATGACGCTGGGCGCCATGAACGACGACCGCTATGTGTACCTGATGGCCCGGGAGATCGCCCTGAAGATGAAGCGCATGGGTGTGAACGTCAGCTTCTCGCCGGTGCTCGACGTCAACAACAACGCCAATAACCCGGTGATCGGGAGCCGCTCTTTCGGAGAGTCCAAAGAAGAAGTGGCCCGCCGCGGCATCGCCTATATCCGCGGCCTGCAGGACCACGGCGTTATGGCGGTGGCCAAGCACTTCCCCGGCCACGGCGACACCGACACTGATTCGCACCTCTCGCTGCCCGTTATCCCCCATACCCTGCAGCGCCTGACGGATGTGGAGCTGTACCCGTTTAAGCAGTCGTTTGATGCCGGCGTGATGGGCGTGATGGTGGCGCACTTATACCTGCCCGCCGTAGACTCTACCCGCAACCTGGCCACCACCCTCTCTAAACCCGTGGTAACAGGCCTCCTAAAAGAGAAAATGAAGTATAAGGGGCTCGTGTTTACCGACGCCCTGAACATGAAAGGCGTAAGCCGCTACTATAAGCCGGGCGAGGTAGACCTGAAGGCGCTGCTGGCCGGCAACGATGTGCTGCTGTTTTCAGAAGACGTACCTACAGCTATCGATATCATTACGGATGCGGTAAAGAAGGGCGCAATAACACAGGATGAGATAGACCAGCGCGTACGCAAGATCCTGCATGCAAAGTACTGGTCCGGGCTTAACAACTATAAGCCCGTTAAGCTGGAGAACCTGCAGGAGGAAGTTGACCGCCCGGTAAGCGCTGTGGTGCAGGAGCAGTTGTTCGAACATGCCGTAACGGTGGTTCAGAACAAAGACAACCTGCTCCCCTTCCGTAACCTCGATACCCTCAGCATCGCCTCAGTGGCTGTAGGCGCCTCCGTTAACAACGTGTTCCAGAATACGCTGGGCCACTACGCCCCTGTCAACCAGTTCACGATCCCGGACCGCTTTGCACCGGACTCCGCCTTCACCAACCTCATCCCAAAGCTAAAGGACAACGATGTGGTGATCGTGAGCATCCACGGCATGAACCTGACGCCTGCCAAGAACTTCGGAATCGGCACAGGCACGCTGGCCTTTATCCAGTACCTGCGCGAACGCACCAATAAGAAAGTGGTTGTGGCCATGATGGGCAACGCCTACGGCCTGAAGCTGGTGGAGGGCAACGATTGGCTGCTGTGCGGTTATGAAGACAACCCGGTGTCTCAGTCGCTGGTGCCGCAGGTGCTGTTCGGAGCGCGCTCGGCCAAAGGCAAGCTGCCGGTTTCCGCCACAAAGAAGTACACGGCCGGCACCGGGCTTCCGACTGCCTCGCTGGGGCGCCTGAAGTATGGCGTGCCGGAAAGCGTGGGCATGAGCTCCGAGGTGCTGCAGCAGATAGACAACATCGCCACAGAGGCAATCGCCTACGCCGCCACCCCGGGCTGCCAGGTACTCGTGGTGAAGGACGGCACGGTGGTGTTCAACAAGTCTTACGGTTACTATACCTACGATGCGGCGAAGCCCGTCACGAACCAAACCATTTACGACATAGCCTCTATTACCAAGGTGGCCGCTACGCTGCAGGCGATCATGTTCCTGAAGGATCAGGGCAAGATCAGCCTGGATGCAAAGCTCTCTACCTACCTGCCCGAGCTAAAGGGCACAAACAAGGCAAACCTGGTTATGCGCGATATTCTGGCCCACCAGTCAGGCTTGCGCCCGGGCCTGCCCACCTGGCAAAAGACGATCGACAAGCGAAAGCTGAAGGAAACCTTCTACGCCAGCACACAGAACGACTACTACACCAACGAAGTGATACCGGGCGTGTATTCCATCAAGTCCATGGAGGACTCGCTTTGGGCCTGGACGGTAAAAACGCCGCTTCGCCAAAAGCAGAAGGACGGCGGCTACGACTATGCCTACAGCGACCTGGGCTTCTACATCATGAAGCGCGTGGCCGAAACCATGCTGAACCAGCCGCTCGACGAGTTCATGGACCAGAACTTTTACGCGCCCCTTGGCCTCAGCACCCTGACCTATACCCCGCTGATCAAGCACCCGCGCGAGATCATCGCACCGACGGAGGATGACAACTACTTCCGGAAAAACCTGATATGGGGCACCGTGCACGACCAGGGCGCTGCCATGATGGGGGGCGTGGGCGGCCATGCCGGCCTCTTCTCCAACGCCAACGACCTGGCCATCCTGATGCAGATGAACATGAACAACGGCAACTACGGCGGCCACAAGTACTTTAATACAGATGTGGTGACACTGTTTGCCCAGCAGCAGTTTAAGGACAGCCGCCGTGGGCTCGGTTGGGATAAGCCTGCCCTGGATGGCAACGGCCCTACCTCCAGCATGGCCCCTGAAACGACCTTTGGCCACACCGGCTTTACCGGCACCGGTGCCTGGGTAGACCCGGAGAACAAGCTGATCTACATCTTCCTGTCGAACCGGGTGTATCCGGACGCCAGCAACACCAAGCTCGTAAAGTATAACATCCGTACCAGAATACATGATGTGGTTTATAAAGCCATGGTGCCGAAAACATAA
- the serA gene encoding phosphoglycerate dehydrogenase, whose translation MSKDKYFIIDFDSTFTQVEALDELGAISLQNHPERERILEQVKQITDSAMAGSSSFAEGLAKRLELLQAHQSHLPLLINRLKERVSESIRRNRDFLQEYADQILIVSSGFKEFITPIVTEYGIKEENIYANTFHVDAQGNLTGFDKENLLSLDKGKIKLLEQLALPGDVYVLGDGYTDYEIKEAGMANKFYAFTENVVRDSVVAKAEHIAPSLDEFLYQNKLPMAISYPKNRISVLLLENVHPQAVELFRREGYQVETVSGALSEEELCERIKNVSILGIRSKTHVTRKVLEHANRLMCVGAFCIGTNQIDLDACLEAGITVLNAPYSNTRSVVELALGEIIILSRNVLDKSSKMHQGKWDKSASGSFEVRDKKLGIVGYGNIGAQLSVLAEAMGMEVYYYDVVEKLQLGNARKCNTLHELLEKADYVTLHVDGRPENKHMFGAEEFATMKEGAIFLNLSRGHVVDLQALVASLKSGKISGAGIDVFPEEPATNSDPFESELRDLPNVILTPHIGGSTSEAQVNIANFVPNRIMDYINSGNTYGSVNFPNLQLPELKNAHRLIHIHANVPGVLANINQVLAKNHVNILGQYLKTNERVGYVITDIDKAYDKQVVNDMKQVPHTIKFRILY comes from the coding sequence ATGAGCAAAGACAAGTACTTTATTATTGACTTCGACAGCACCTTTACACAGGTAGAGGCGCTGGATGAGTTAGGAGCCATCTCGCTGCAGAACCACCCGGAGCGCGAGCGCATTCTGGAGCAGGTGAAGCAGATCACCGATAGCGCCATGGCCGGCAGCAGCTCGTTCGCTGAAGGCCTGGCCAAGCGCCTGGAGCTCCTGCAGGCTCACCAGAGCCACCTGCCGCTGCTGATCAACAGGCTAAAGGAGCGCGTGTCCGAGTCCATTCGCCGCAACAGGGACTTTCTGCAGGAGTACGCCGACCAGATCCTGATCGTGTCGAGCGGCTTTAAAGAGTTCATCACCCCGATTGTAACAGAGTACGGTATAAAGGAGGAGAACATCTACGCCAACACGTTTCACGTGGATGCGCAGGGCAACCTGACCGGCTTCGACAAGGAAAACCTGCTGAGCCTGGACAAAGGCAAAATAAAGCTCCTGGAGCAGTTGGCGCTGCCCGGCGACGTGTACGTGCTGGGCGACGGCTACACCGATTACGAGATAAAAGAGGCGGGCATGGCCAACAAGTTCTACGCCTTCACCGAAAACGTAGTGCGCGACAGCGTGGTGGCCAAGGCAGAGCATATTGCCCCAAGCCTGGATGAGTTCCTGTACCAAAACAAACTTCCGATGGCAATATCATACCCTAAAAACCGCATTAGCGTGCTGTTGCTCGAAAATGTGCACCCTCAGGCTGTGGAGCTGTTCCGCAGAGAAGGCTACCAGGTAGAGACGGTAAGCGGGGCGCTGAGCGAGGAGGAGCTTTGCGAGAGGATAAAGAATGTTTCCATACTTGGTATCCGCAGCAAGACACACGTAACACGCAAGGTGCTGGAGCACGCCAACCGCCTGATGTGCGTGGGCGCCTTCTGCATCGGCACCAACCAAATAGACCTGGATGCCTGCCTGGAAGCCGGTATAACGGTGCTTAACGCCCCCTACAGCAACACCCGCAGTGTGGTGGAGCTGGCGCTGGGGGAGATTATCATCCTGAGCCGCAACGTGCTGGACAAGAGCAGTAAAATGCACCAGGGCAAGTGGGATAAGTCTGCCTCGGGCAGCTTTGAGGTGCGCGACAAGAAGCTGGGCATCGTTGGCTACGGCAACATCGGGGCACAGCTGTCGGTGCTGGCAGAGGCGATGGGCATGGAGGTCTACTACTACGATGTGGTGGAGAAGCTGCAACTGGGGAACGCCCGCAAATGCAACACGCTGCACGAGTTGTTGGAGAAGGCCGATTATGTGACCCTGCACGTGGACGGGCGCCCGGAGAACAAGCACATGTTCGGAGCCGAGGAGTTCGCCACCATGAAAGAGGGCGCTATTTTCTTGAACCTGAGCCGCGGCCACGTGGTGGACCTGCAGGCACTCGTAGCAAGTCTAAAGTCCGGCAAGATCAGCGGCGCCGGTATAGATGTGTTCCCCGAAGAGCCCGCCACCAACAGCGACCCGTTTGAAAGCGAGCTGCGCGACCTGCCCAACGTGATCCTGACGCCGCATATCGGCGGCAGCACCTCCGAGGCACAGGTCAACATCGCCAACTTTGTCCCGAACCGCATCATGGACTACATTAACTCCGGCAATACCTACGGCAGCGTGAACTTCCCGAACCTGCAGTTGCCGGAGCTGAAGAACGCACACCGCCTCATCCACATCCACGCCAACGTGCCGGGCGTGCTGGCCAATATCAACCAGGTGCTGGCAAAGAACCACGTCAACATCCTGGGCCAGTACCTGAAAACGAATGAGCGTGTGGGCTATGTCATCACCGATATCGACAAAGCCTACGACAAGCAGGTGGTAAACGACATGAAGCAGGTACCGCACACCATCAAGTTCCGCATCCTTTATTAA
- the mutL gene encoding DNA mismatch repair endonuclease MutL translates to MPDIIHLLPDFLANQIAAGEVVQRPASVVKELLENAIDAQATSVQLIVKEAGKQLVQVVDNGIGMSETDARMCFERHATSKIRTTEDLFQIRTMGFRGEAMASIGAVAQVELKTRPQGADTGTKMLIEGSEVVVQEPVVTPEGTSIAVKNLFYNVPARRNFLKSNAVEMRHILEEFQRVALAYPEVAFTLHHNEMEVFNLPATKLSQRIVSIFGSTYKNQMAYCEEDTGFLVVKGYVGKPEHAKKARGEQFFFVNNRFVKSGYLNHAVMTAFEGLVAKDNHPFYVLFIEIDPEKIDINVHPTKTEIKFEDEKTVYAIVHAAVKRALGAYNIAPSLDFEQDVNYAPLQPIRLQGGFNSEFEPEGKPRSSSGGGSPFPGFTPPATTTKRATSRGWEPLYEPLKEVDQEERTSTATSGMGLLDDAFAAPDAAPASTKKAIQIHQKYLLVQVKSGVMIIDQQAAQERILYEKYNASLQKKTGASQALLFPQTVELSAADAVLIKELAAEFKDMGFQFEDFGGNTIILNGIPADVHAADEKELLEELIEQYKNNSATLKLDKSENLARAMAKRLASRSLARMSDLEMNSLVDKLFACQVPNYTPGGQKTLVIMELGQLHELFLKG, encoded by the coding sequence ATGCCCGACATCATACATTTACTGCCTGATTTCCTCGCGAACCAGATTGCGGCTGGTGAGGTGGTGCAACGACCGGCCTCAGTGGTGAAGGAGCTGCTGGAGAATGCCATCGATGCGCAGGCCACCAGCGTACAGCTGATCGTGAAGGAGGCAGGCAAGCAGTTGGTACAGGTGGTGGACAATGGTATAGGTATGTCTGAGACGGATGCCCGCATGTGCTTTGAGCGCCACGCCACCTCCAAGATCCGCACCACCGAAGACCTTTTCCAGATCCGGACGATGGGCTTTCGGGGCGAGGCCATGGCCTCTATCGGGGCGGTGGCGCAGGTGGAGCTTAAAACGCGGCCGCAAGGGGCCGACACCGGCACCAAAATGCTTATCGAAGGCTCGGAGGTAGTGGTGCAGGAGCCGGTGGTAACGCCGGAGGGAACCTCCATTGCCGTAAAGAACCTGTTCTACAACGTGCCGGCGCGGCGCAACTTCCTGAAGAGTAACGCCGTGGAGATGCGCCACATCCTGGAGGAGTTCCAGCGGGTGGCGCTGGCTTACCCGGAGGTGGCTTTCACGCTGCACCACAACGAGATGGAGGTGTTTAACCTGCCGGCCACCAAGCTGAGCCAGCGCATCGTGAGCATCTTTGGCAGCACGTACAAGAACCAGATGGCCTACTGCGAGGAAGACACGGGCTTTCTGGTGGTGAAGGGCTATGTGGGCAAGCCGGAGCATGCCAAGAAGGCGCGCGGCGAGCAGTTCTTCTTCGTAAACAACCGCTTCGTGAAGAGCGGCTACCTGAACCACGCCGTGATGACGGCCTTTGAGGGGCTGGTGGCCAAGGACAATCACCCGTTCTACGTGCTCTTCATCGAAATCGACCCGGAGAAGATCGACATCAACGTACACCCGACTAAAACCGAAATCAAGTTCGAGGACGAGAAAACAGTGTATGCGATTGTGCACGCGGCTGTGAAACGTGCCCTCGGAGCCTATAACATTGCGCCCTCGCTGGACTTTGAGCAGGACGTTAACTATGCACCGCTGCAGCCGATCCGCCTGCAGGGCGGCTTTAACAGCGAGTTTGAGCCGGAGGGTAAGCCCCGCAGTAGCAGTGGGGGAGGCAGCCCTTTCCCCGGCTTCACGCCGCCGGCCACCACAACCAAGCGCGCCACCTCCAGGGGCTGGGAGCCGCTGTACGAGCCGCTCAAAGAGGTAGACCAGGAGGAGCGAACCAGCACCGCCACATCGGGCATGGGCCTGCTGGACGATGCCTTTGCCGCCCCCGATGCAGCGCCTGCCTCTACCAAAAAAGCCATCCAGATACACCAGAAGTACCTGCTGGTGCAGGTTAAGTCCGGTGTGATGATCATCGACCAGCAGGCGGCGCAGGAGCGCATTCTGTACGAGAAGTATAACGCCTCGCTGCAGAAGAAAACCGGTGCCTCGCAGGCGCTGCTCTTCCCGCAGACGGTGGAGCTCTCGGCGGCCGATGCCGTGCTGATAAAAGAGCTGGCGGCTGAGTTCAAGGACATGGGCTTCCAGTTTGAGGATTTTGGGGGCAACACCATCATCCTGAACGGTATACCCGCCGATGTGCATGCTGCAGATGAAAAAGAGCTGCTGGAGGAGCTGATTGAGCAGTACAAAAACAATTCGGCCACGTTAAAGCTTGATAAAAGCGAGAACCTGGCCCGCGCCATGGCCAAAAGGCTGGCCTCGCGCTCGCTGGCGCGCATGAGCGACCTGGAGATGAATTCTCTCGTAGATAAGCTTTTTGCGTGCCAGGTGCCCAATTACACGCCGGGCGGGCAGAAAACACTGGTGATCATGGAGCTTGGCCAACTGCATGAGCTTTTTCTAAAGGGCTGA
- a CDS encoding HesB/IscA family protein, which yields MATETKTAPISLTERALEEVKNILKEKNVPAEYGLRVGVQGGGCSGLSYLLGFDKPKESDETFLLDGVTLIMDKKHGMYVMGMEVDFQDGLNARGFTFNNPQASSTCGCGSSFSA from the coding sequence ATGGCAACAGAAACTAAAACTGCACCTATAAGTTTGACGGAAAGAGCCTTGGAAGAGGTAAAAAATATTTTAAAGGAGAAGAATGTACCTGCAGAGTACGGCTTGCGCGTTGGTGTGCAGGGCGGTGGCTGCTCCGGGCTTTCTTACCTGCTCGGCTTTGATAAGCCAAAAGAGTCTGATGAGACGTTTCTGCTGGATGGCGTGACCCTCATTATGGATAAGAAGCACGGCATGTACGTGATGGGTATGGAGGTAGACTTTCAGGATGGACTGAACGCCCGCGGCTTTACCTTTAACAACCCACAGGCTAGCAGCACTTGCGGCTGTGGCAGCTCCTTCTCCGCTTAA